The following coding sequences lie in one Arabidopsis thaliana chromosome 3, partial sequence genomic window:
- a CDS encoding mediator of RNA polymerase II transcription subunit-like protein, putative (DUF1216) (Protein of unknown function (DUF1216); FUNCTIONS IN: molecular_function unknown; INVOLVED IN: biological_process unknown; LOCATED IN: endomembrane system; EXPRESSED IN: male gametophyte, pollen tube; EXPRESSED DURING: L mature pollen stage, M germinated pollen stage; CONTAINS InterPro DOMAIN/s: Protein of unknown function DUF1216 (InterPro:IPR009605); BEST Arabidopsis thaliana protein match is: Protein of unknown function (DUF1216) (TAIR:AT3G28820.1); Has 15669 Blast hits to 5639 proteins in 846 species: Archae - 30; Bacteria - 3404; Metazoa - 2488; Fungi - 1652; Plants - 304; Viruses - 103; Other Eukaryotes - 7688 (source: NCBI BLink).), producing the protein MARVQLFLCFTILFASVTLLDIVSAHLKLKPTLPQIEPPQTLKDVEPYTVKVVIVFVSDLEKECPKTNKFKAFFEKLRAFAKYVCPIKRKDQVDYDRDMKAKAGGLFQVISSFAIGKIKKEIQEDKMEVINTFKFMRFLATKIVGSRKKEESEESMKLTAEQQKEIKEGILRWETIITRITNTMVSSTTNSASSNEESSVGKEASSENSKSSGKESESSAKGESETSAKGESKTSAKGESETSSSKSAGGSSTSATKEESSASQSSGVTVTQVEEETSKDVSTFIMNLEKKCPQKEEYKVFFEQLKGTMIAPPKERKGLFSRIKSAAGKLSGAMGVMRSRIGSKSAEVKKSMETYQEQVMKTLQELDTIHSQIVSQNQGKKEGSLTCTPAQQTQIKTTITKWEQVTTQFVETAIQSETKSSSTTSSSVGKMNTN; encoded by the exons ATGGCAAGAGTTCAGCTATTTTTATGCTTTACCATTCTTTTTGCATCAGTGACTCTTCTGGACATCGTTTCAGCTCATTTGAAGCTTAAGCCAACTTTGCCTCAGATTGAACCTCCACAAACGTTGAAGGATGTTGAACCTTACACCGTTAAAGTAGTGATAGTCTTTGTGTCCGACCTCGAGAAAGAATGTCCCAAGACAAATAAATTCAAGGCTTTCTTTGAGAAACTTAGGGCATTCGCCAAGTATGTCTGcccaataaaaagaaaagaccaaGTAGATTACGACCGAGACATGAAGGCCAAGGCTGGAGGCCTCTTCCAAGTCATATCTTCTTTTGCGATTGGAAAG ataaaaaaggaaattcaAGAGGATAAAATGGAAGTTATTAATACCTTTAAGTTTATGAGATTTCTTGCGACTAAAATTGTGGGAAGCCGCAAAAAGGAGGAGAGCGAGGAATCAATGAAGCTAACAGcagaacaacaaaaagaaatcaaagaagggATCTTAAGATGGGAAACAATCATTACTCGGATCACAAACACAATGGTATCGAGCACAACCAACTCTGCTTCTTCCAATGAAGAGTCTAGTGTTGGGAAAGAAGCTTCCAGCGAAAACAGCAAAAGCTCTGGTAAAGAAAGTGAGAGTTCCGCTAAAGGTGAAAGTGAGACATCCGCTAAAGGTGAAAGTAAGACTTCCGCTAAAGGTGAAAGTGAGACTTCCTCTTCAAAAAGTGCTGGTGGAAGCTCTACAAGCGCTACTAAAGAAGAAAGTTCCGCTAGTCAGAGCAGTGGTGTAACAGTGACACAAGTCGAGGAAGAGACGTCCAAAGATGTTTCGACATTCATAATGAACCTCGAAAAGAAGTGTCCACAAAAGGAGGAATACAAGGTCTTCTTCGAGCAACTCAAGGGTACAATGATTGCTCCccccaaagaaagaaaaggtttaTTTTCTAGGATTAAATCTGCTGCTGGTAAACTATCGGGTGCGATGGGAGTTATGCGGTCTAGAATTGGAAGCAAATCAGCAGAG GTTAAAAAGTCTATGGAAACTTACCAAGAGCAAGTGATGAAAACTCTTCAAGAGTTAGATACCATCCACAGTCAAATTGTGAGTCAGAACCAAGGCAAGAAAGAAGGATCTTTGACATGCACACCAGCACAACAAACACAGATTAAGACAACAATTACTAAGTGGGAACAAGTCACAACCCAATTCGTAGAGACCGCTATTCAGAGCGAGACAAAGTCATCATCAACTACTTCATCTTCTGTTGGCAAAATGAACacaaattga
- a CDS encoding mediator of RNA polymerase II transcription subunit-like protein, putative (DUF1216) yields the protein MARVQLFLCFTILFASVTLLDIVSAHLKLKPTLPQIEPPQTLKDVEPYTVKVVIVFVSDLEKECPKTNKFKAFFEKLRAFAKYVCPIKRKDQVDYDRDMKAKAGGLFQVISSFAIGKIKKEIQEDKMEVINTFKFMRFLATKIVGSRKKEESEESMKLTAEQQKEIKEGILRWETIITRITNTMVSSTTNSASSNEESSVGKEASSENSKSSGKESESSAKGESETSSSKSAGGSSTSATKEESSASQSSGVTVTQVEEETSKDVSTFIMNLEKKCPQKEEYKVFFEQLKGTMIAPPKERKGLFSRIKSAAGKLSGAMGVMRSRIGSKSAEVKKSMETYQEQVMKTLQELDTIHSQIVSQNQGKKEGSLTCTPAQQTQIKTTITKWEQVTTQFVETAIQSETKSSSTTSSSVGKMNTN from the exons ATGGCAAGAGTTCAGCTATTTTTATGCTTTACCATTCTTTTTGCATCAGTGACTCTTCTGGACATCGTTTCAGCTCATTTGAAGCTTAAGCCAACTTTGCCTCAGATTGAACCTCCACAAACGTTGAAGGATGTTGAACCTTACACCGTTAAAGTAGTGATAGTCTTTGTGTCCGACCTCGAGAAAGAATGTCCCAAGACAAATAAATTCAAGGCTTTCTTTGAGAAACTTAGGGCATTCGCCAAGTATGTCTGcccaataaaaagaaaagaccaaGTAGATTACGACCGAGACATGAAGGCCAAGGCTGGAGGCCTCTTCCAAGTCATATCTTCTTTTGCGATTGGAAAG ataaaaaaggaaattcaAGAGGATAAAATGGAAGTTATTAATACCTTTAAGTTTATGAGATTTCTTGCGACTAAAATTGTGGGAAGCCGCAAAAAGGAGGAGAGCGAGGAATCAATGAAGCTAACAGcagaacaacaaaaagaaatcaaagaagggATCTTAAGATGGGAAACAATCATTACTCGGATCACAAACACAATGGTATCGAGCACAACCAACTCTGCTTCTTCCAATGAAGAGTCTAGTGTTGGGAAAGAAGCTTCCAGCGAAAACAGCAAAAGCTCTGGTAAAGAAAGTGAGAGTTCCGCTAAAG GTGAAAGTGAGACTTCCTCTTCAAAAAGTGCTGGTGGAAGCTCTACAAGCGCTACTAAAGAAGAAAGTTCCGCTAGTCAGAGCAGTGGTGTAACAGTGACACAAGTCGAGGAAGAGACGTCCAAAGATGTTTCGACATTCATAATGAACCTCGAAAAGAAGTGTCCACAAAAGGAGGAATACAAGGTCTTCTTCGAGCAACTCAAGGGTACAATGATTGCTCCccccaaagaaagaaaaggtttaTTTTCTAGGATTAAATCTGCTGCTGGTAAACTATCGGGTGCGATGGGAGTTATGCGGTCTAGAATTGGAAGCAAATCAGCAGAG GTTAAAAAGTCTATGGAAACTTACCAAGAGCAAGTGATGAAAACTCTTCAAGAGTTAGATACCATCCACAGTCAAATTGTGAGTCAGAACCAAGGCAAGAAAGAAGGATCTTTGACATGCACACCAGCACAACAAACACAGATTAAGACAACAATTACTAAGTGGGAACAAGTCACAACCCAATTCGTAGAGACCGCTATTCAGAGCGAGACAAAGTCATCATCAACTACTTCATCTTCTGTTGGCAAAATGAACacaaattga
- a CDS encoding transmembrane protein, putative (DUF1216) (Protein of unknown function (DUF1216); FUNCTIONS IN: molecular_function unknown; INVOLVED IN: biological_process unknown; LOCATED IN: endomembrane system; EXPRESSED IN: 9 plant structures; EXPRESSED DURING: L mature pollen stage, M germinated pollen stage, 4 anthesis, C globular stage, petal differentiation and expansion stage; CONTAINS InterPro DOMAIN/s: Protein of unknown function DUF1216 (InterPro:IPR009605); BEST Arabidopsis thaliana protein match is: Protein of unknown function (DUF1216) (TAIR:AT3G28830.1); Has 177545 Blast hits to 90545 proteins in 3397 species: Archae - 691; Bacteria - 36593; Metazoa - 57458; Fungi - 33385; Plants - 8167; Viruses - 3173; Other Eukaryotes - 38078 (source: NCBI BLink).), producing the protein MAKNLLAICLVFMVASSVVYEVQGTFLLKLYLRRKFPRRCIDFAPYAGKGMLMLVSNLEGGCPATREFKQFFSTFKSYMSFISSASISASKNIDVEMNGRCELLSKAMSALTGSKSSQSSELKMTMLSMGKTLVEQKRQGSRMMSLKQKKELVVAMVKWTRMVITFVKSVAEKRGKSIDESSYGLDVDVNASIGSSSGSDGSSSSDNESSSNTKSQGTSSKSGSESTAGSIETNTGSKTEAGSKSSSSAKTKEVSGGSSGNTYKDTTGSSSGASPSGSPTPTPSTPTPSTPTPSTPTPSTPTPSTPTPSTPAPSTPAAGKTSEKGSESASMKKESNSKSESESAASGSVSKTKETNKGSSGDTYKDTTGTSSGSPSGSPSGSPTPSTSTDGKASSKGSASASAGASASASAGASASAEESAASQKKESNSKSSSSSSSTTSVKEVETQTSSEVNSFISNLEKKYTGNSELKVFFEKLKTSMSASAKLSTSNAKELVTGMRSAASKIAEAMMFVSSRFSKSEETKTSMASCQQEVMQSLKELQDINSQIVSGKTVTSTQQTELKQTITKWEQVTTQFVETAASSSSSSSSSSSSSSSSSQGSAKMAMKN; encoded by the exons atggcgaAAAATTTACTAGCAATATGTCTGGTGTTTATGGTTGCATCAAGTGTGGTTTATGAAGTGCAAGGGACTTTCTTGTTAAAGCTTTACTTGAGGAGGAAGTTTCCCAGACGTTGTATCGACTTTGCCCCTTATGCTGGCAAAGGTATGTTGATGCTCGTGAGCAACCTTGAAGGTGGATGTCCCGCAACTAGAGAGTTCAAACAATTCTTTTCAACGTTCAAGTCTTACATGAGCTTTATCAGCTCAGCATCGATATCCGCATCGAAAAACATCGATGTGGAGATGAATGGGAGATGTGAATTGCTTTCCAAGGCTATGTCTGCATTGACTGGAAGCAAAAGCAGCCAATCA TCGGAGTTAAAAATGACCATGTTGTCAATGGGAAAGACTTTGGTTGAGCAGAAGAGGCAAGGTTCAAGGATGATGTCAttgaagcaaaagaaagagttgGTTGTGGCTATGGTGAAATGGACTCGAATGGTTATAACATTCGTAAAGAGTGTCGCCGAGAAGAGAGGAAAGTCGATTGATGAATCGTCTTACGGTCTTGATGTTGATGTTAATGCCAGCATTGGAAGTTCTAGTGGAAGTGATGGCTCCTCTTCATCCGATAATGAGAGTTCCTCAAACACCAAATCACAAGGCACGTCCAGCAAATCCGGAAGTGAATCAACGGCTGGAAGCATCGAAACTAACACCGGATCAAAAACTGAGGCTGGTAGCAAAAGTTCTTCTTCAGCCAAGACAAAAGAAGTCAGCGGTGGAAGTTCTGGTAACACTTACAAAGACACTACTGGTTCATCTTCAGGCGCCAGTCCAAGTGGAAGCCCCACGCCCACCCCTTCTACACCTACTCCTTCTACACCCACTCCTTCTACACCCACTCCTTCTACGCCCACTCCTTCTACACCTACCCCTTCTACGCCAGCCCCTTCAACTCCTGCTGCTGGCAAAACCTCTGAGAAAGGAAGTGAGAGTGCTTCGATGAAAAAAGAATCTAATTCTAAGAGTGAAAGTGAAAGTGCTGCTAGCGGAAGTGTTTCcaagacaaaagaaaccaacaaagGAAGCTCTGGAGACACTTACAAAGACACTACCGGTACATCTTCGGGAAGTCCGAGCGGAAGTCCCAGTGGCAGCCCTACTCCCTCAACTTCTACTGATGGTAAAGCCTCTTCGAAAGGAAGTGCAAGTGCAAGTGCTGGAGCAAGTGCAAGTGCAAGTGCTGGTGCTAGTGCAAGTGCTGAAGAAAGTGCTGCTTCTCAAAAGAAAGAGTCCAACAGCAAAAGTTCATCTAGTAGCTCATCCACCACATCAGTAAAAGAAGTTGAGACACAAACTTCCTCAGAAGTCAATTCTTTCATTTCTAACTTGGAGAAGAAGTACACTGGAAATTCAGAGCTCAAGGTCTTCTTTGAAAAGCTAAAGACTTCCATGTCTGCTTCCGCAAAGCTATCTACCTCAAACGCAAAAGAATTGGTCACCGGGATGAGATCTGCTGCTTCAAAAATAGCTGAGGCAATGATGTTCGTGAGTTCAAGGTTTAGCAAATCCGAAGAG aCCAAGACCTCCATGGCATCTTGCCAACAAGAAGTGATGCAGAGTCTCAAGGAACTACAAGACATCAACAGTCAAATCGTGAGTGGCAAGACAGTGACATCAACACAACAGACAGAGCTTAAGCAGACAATCACCAAGTGGGAACAAGTCACAACCCAATTCGTTGAGACGGCTGCTTCTTCAagttcatcttcatcttcatcttcatcttcgtcttcttcttcctctcaggGAAGTGCAAAGATGGCCATGAAAAACTGA